One Zootoca vivipara chromosome 9, rZooViv1.1, whole genome shotgun sequence DNA window includes the following coding sequences:
- the HELT gene encoding hairy and enhancer of split-related protein HELT produces the protein MEQLRVLMRCSLPSCHTTRVSSLSFSCIFQRIPVSHKVIEKRRRDRINRCLNELGKTVPMALAKQSSGKLEKAEILEMTVQYLRALHSADFPRGREKELLAEFANYFHYGYHECMKNLVHYLTTVERMETKDTKYARILAFLQSKARFVSEPIFSSLGSLPEPDFSYQLPPAPDCLGHSPNDPVFQQGSGHGPFSWHSSARSPTIPYLPNAPVPLTGHGQQRSTFLSSVQGLDRHYLNLIGHSHPNTFSLPSGQHPSVL, from the exons ATGGAGCAACTTCGCGTTCTGATGCGATGCTCCCTTCCATCTTGCCATACCACACGTGTGTCTAGCCTGTCGTTCTCATGCATTTTCCAGAGGATCCCGGTCTCCCATAAAGTGATCGAGAAAAGGAGAAGGGACCGGATCAACCGCTGTCTGAACGAACTCGGGAAGACGGTGCCAATGGCTTTGGCAAAACAG AGTTCCGGCAAGCTGGAGAAAGCGGAGATCCTGGAGATGACCGTCCAGTACCTGCGGGCCCTTCACTCTGCAGATTTCCCTCGAGGGAGAGAAAAGG AACTTCTAGCCGAATTTGCCAACTACTTTCACTATGGCTACCATGAGTGCATGAAGAACCTAGTTCACTACCTGACCACAGTGGAGAGAATGGAGACCAAGGACACCAAGTACGCCCGGATCCTGGCTTTCCTGCAGTCCAAAGCTCGCTTTGTCTCTGAACCCATCTTTTCCTCACTGGGATCCCTCCCAGAGCCAGACTTCTCCTATCAGCTCCCACCAGCTCCAGACTGCTTGGGCCACAGCCCCAATGACCCTGTGTTCCAGCAGGGATCTGGGCACGGCCCCTTTTCCTGGCACAGCTCCGCTAGGAGCCCCACTATCCCTTACCTCCCCAACGCTCCTGTGCCCCTCACTGGCCATGGGCAGCAGCGCAGCACCTTCTTGTCATCCGTGCAAGGTCTGGACCGCCACTACCTCAACCTAATTGGCCATTCCCACCCCAACACATTCAGCCTGCCTTCTGGCCAGCATCCATCAGTGCTATAG